In one Panulirus ornatus isolate Po-2019 chromosome 25, ASM3632096v1, whole genome shotgun sequence genomic region, the following are encoded:
- the Naxd gene encoding ATP-dependent (S)-NAD(P)H-hydrate dehydratase isoform X3, translated as MSVNGPQLASLVSEVVPPLTYAAHKGQAGRIGIMGGSLEYTGAPYFSAMTALRIGADLAHIFCHRDAAVPLKTYSPELIVHPLLDANDPLTELEEWLPRLHALVLGPGLGRRPQTFATLGHVIEAAKDRQLLLVIDADALFYLNENYDTLQGYGNAILTPNRVEFARLYRAVMKGDMKAEQVTSKHVQQVAQKLGVTVACKGNVDIIASGDILVTCEIPGSPRRCGGQGDVLSGAAAILLYWAFGTAAASTEKPVYPPTVVAAWGACALTRRTSGLAFTQRGRGILTTDMLQFVSQAFISLFIKKTN; from the coding sequence ATGTCGGTCAACGGGCCACAATTAGCAAGCTTGGTGTCTGAGGTTGTGCCACCCCTTACCTATGCAGCTCACAAGGGTCAGGCTGGCCGCATTGGTATCATGGGTGGATCCTTGGAATATACTGGTGCACCCTATTTTTCTGCCATGACTGCATTACGCATTGGAGCAGATTTAGCTCACATTTTCTGTCATCGTGATGCAGCTGTACCACTGAAAACATATTCCCCTGAGCTGATAGTCCATCCTTTGCTTGATGCTAATGACCCACTGACTGAACTAGAAGAGTGGCTACCTCGCCTCCATGCACTGGTGCTGGGTCCTGGCCTTGGTAGAAGACCACAGACATTTGCTACCCTAGGCCATGTTATTGAAGCAGCTAAGGACCGCCAATTATTACTCGTTATTGATGCTGATGCACTCTTCTACCTTAATGAGAACTACGATACTTTACAAGGATATGGCAACGCTATCCTGACTCCAAACAGGGTAGAGTTTGCTCGTCTGTATCGAGCAGTCATGAAGGGAGACATGAAGGCAGAACAGGTGACGTCAAAACATGTTCAGCAAGTAGCTCAAAAGTTAGGTGTCACAGTAGCATGTAAAGGTAATGTGGATATTATTGCATCAGGTGACATTTTAGTCACTTGTGAGATTCCAGGATCTCCTAGAcgttgtggaggccaaggtgatgTCCTCAGTGGTGCTGCTGCAATTCTGCTATACTGGGCATTTGGCACAGCTGCTGCCTCGACAGAAAAGCCAGTTTACCCTCCTACAGTAGTAGCTGCCTGGGGTGCTTGTGCCTTAACCCGTAGAACTTCTGGTCTCGCCTTCACCCAGCGTGGCCGTGGTATTCTTACTACTGATATGCTTCAATTTGTTAGTCAAGCTTTCATATCCCTTTTCATTAAAAAGACAAACTGA
- the Naxd gene encoding ATP-dependent (S)-NAD(P)H-hydrate dehydratase isoform X1, producing MFLILWHPNQLRKDSDNFLTQRFINFGIILIPRSRCVWVVRKMSVNGPQLASLVSEVVPPLTYAAHKGQAGRIGIMGGSLEYTGAPYFSAMTALRIGADLAHIFCHRDAAVPLKTYSPELIVHPLLDANDPLTELEEWLPRLHALVLGPGLGRRPQTFATLGHVIEAAKDRQLLLVIDADALFYLNENYDTLQGYGNAILTPNRVEFARLYRAVMKGDMKAEQVTSKHVQQVAQKLGVTVACKGNVDIIASGDILVTCEIPGSPRRCGGQGDVLSGAAAILLYWAFGTAAASTEKPVYPPTVVAAWGACALTRRTSGLAFTQRGRGILTTDMLQFVSQAFISLFIKKTN from the exons ATGTTTCTGATTCTGTGGCACCCGAATCAGCTGAGAAAGGATTCAGACAATTTCTTGACGCAAAGATTCATCAACTTCGGCATCATTCTCATTCCACGGTCACG GTGTGTATGGGTGGTCCGCAAGATGTCGGTCAACGGGCCACAATTAGCAAGCTTGGTGTCTGAGGTTGTGCCACCCCTTACCTATGCAGCTCACAAGGGTCAGGCTGGCCGCATTGGTATCATGGGTGGATCCTTGGAATATACTGGTGCACCCTATTTTTCTGCCATGACTGCATTACGCATTGGAGCAGATTTAGCTCACATTTTCTGTCATCGTGATGCAGCTGTACCACTGAAAACATATTCCCCTGAGCTGATAGTCCATCCTTTGCTTGATGCTAATGACCCACTGACTGAACTAGAAGAGTGGCTACCTCGCCTCCATGCACTGGTGCTGGGTCCTGGCCTTGGTAGAAGACCACAGACATTTGCTACCCTAGGCCATGTTATTGAAGCAGCTAAGGACCGCCAATTATTACTCGTTATTGATGCTGATGCACTCTTCTACCTTAATGAGAACTACGATACTTTACAAGGATATGGCAACGCTATCCTGACTCCAAACAGGGTAGAGTTTGCTCGTCTGTATCGAGCAGTCATGAAGGGAGACATGAAGGCAGAACAGGTGACGTCAAAACATGTTCAGCAAGTAGCTCAAAAGTTAGGTGTCACAGTAGCATGTAAAGGTAATGTGGATATTATTGCATCAGGTGACATTTTAGTCACTTGTGAGATTCCAGGATCTCCTAGAcgttgtggaggccaaggtgatgTCCTCAGTGGTGCTGCTGCAATTCTGCTATACTGGGCATTTGGCACAGCTGCTGCCTCGACAGAAAAGCCAGTTTACCCTCCTACAGTAGTAGCTGCCTGGGGTGCTTGTGCCTTAACCCGTAGAACTTCTGGTCTCGCCTTCACCCAGCGTGGCCGTGGTATTCTTACTACTGATATGCTTCAATTTGTTAGTCAAGCTTTCATATCCCTTTTCATTAAAAAGACAAACTGA
- the Naxd gene encoding ATP-dependent (S)-NAD(P)H-hydrate dehydratase isoform X2, which produces MFLILWHPNQLRKDSDNFLTQRFINFGIILIPRCVWVVRKMSVNGPQLASLVSEVVPPLTYAAHKGQAGRIGIMGGSLEYTGAPYFSAMTALRIGADLAHIFCHRDAAVPLKTYSPELIVHPLLDANDPLTELEEWLPRLHALVLGPGLGRRPQTFATLGHVIEAAKDRQLLLVIDADALFYLNENYDTLQGYGNAILTPNRVEFARLYRAVMKGDMKAEQVTSKHVQQVAQKLGVTVACKGNVDIIASGDILVTCEIPGSPRRCGGQGDVLSGAAAILLYWAFGTAAASTEKPVYPPTVVAAWGACALTRRTSGLAFTQRGRGILTTDMLQFVSQAFISLFIKKTN; this is translated from the exons ATGTTTCTGATTCTGTGGCACCCGAATCAGCTGAGAAAGGATTCAGACAATTTCTTGACGCAAAGATTCATCAACTTCGGCATCATTCTCATTCCACG GTGTGTATGGGTGGTCCGCAAGATGTCGGTCAACGGGCCACAATTAGCAAGCTTGGTGTCTGAGGTTGTGCCACCCCTTACCTATGCAGCTCACAAGGGTCAGGCTGGCCGCATTGGTATCATGGGTGGATCCTTGGAATATACTGGTGCACCCTATTTTTCTGCCATGACTGCATTACGCATTGGAGCAGATTTAGCTCACATTTTCTGTCATCGTGATGCAGCTGTACCACTGAAAACATATTCCCCTGAGCTGATAGTCCATCCTTTGCTTGATGCTAATGACCCACTGACTGAACTAGAAGAGTGGCTACCTCGCCTCCATGCACTGGTGCTGGGTCCTGGCCTTGGTAGAAGACCACAGACATTTGCTACCCTAGGCCATGTTATTGAAGCAGCTAAGGACCGCCAATTATTACTCGTTATTGATGCTGATGCACTCTTCTACCTTAATGAGAACTACGATACTTTACAAGGATATGGCAACGCTATCCTGACTCCAAACAGGGTAGAGTTTGCTCGTCTGTATCGAGCAGTCATGAAGGGAGACATGAAGGCAGAACAGGTGACGTCAAAACATGTTCAGCAAGTAGCTCAAAAGTTAGGTGTCACAGTAGCATGTAAAGGTAATGTGGATATTATTGCATCAGGTGACATTTTAGTCACTTGTGAGATTCCAGGATCTCCTAGAcgttgtggaggccaaggtgatgTCCTCAGTGGTGCTGCTGCAATTCTGCTATACTGGGCATTTGGCACAGCTGCTGCCTCGACAGAAAAGCCAGTTTACCCTCCTACAGTAGTAGCTGCCTGGGGTGCTTGTGCCTTAACCCGTAGAACTTCTGGTCTCGCCTTCACCCAGCGTGGCCGTGGTATTCTTACTACTGATATGCTTCAATTTGTTAGTCAAGCTTTCATATCCCTTTTCATTAAAAAGACAAACTGA